Proteins from one Streptococcus mitis B6 genomic window:
- a CDS encoding YhgE/Pip domain-containing protein gives MFKEWKAIFKKPTFIIVMIGISLIPALYNIIFLSSMWDPYGQLSDLPVAVVNNDKEASYNGNSMSIGKDMVTNLKENKTLDFHFVDEEEGKKGLEDGDYYMVVTLPSDLSEKAASILTDYPEQMQIDYQTSSGHSFIASKMSDSAMTQLKQNVSTNVTETYTKALFNKMVDLKDGMSQASSGSEKLTDGANQLVTGSHTLTTNLHSLADSSLTFSNGTEQFTRGLSSYISGVEQLHLGLGNFNSGLVTYTGAVSQLDSGLGQLSSKSPELVRGINQLYTGVESYTGGVSQLNAGLNQFSSGVSAYTNGVRNLATGANQLSNQSATLRMGVEQLSEGIQQLSSKLDASSEQKDQIAQLSSGLNQLNQAIQNIDVGDTKHLDSVLSSIVSLSNQMLASAQSDKATTLANIQSTAAYQSLTSEQQAEISASVSQNSTDSIQLAQSIVALVQGLQGSLENLQNQSSNLSTLKNQANQVLPIASTSLTGLSSGLTEIQGTLTSKLVPASQSITSGVNAYTAGVDKVSQGASQLSEKNSTLTGSLDQLVSGSTTLTQKSSKLTAGVGQLVEKTPELVSGIEKLSTGSNQLNQKSQELIAGVDKLQSGSSQLADKSSQLISGASQLESGANKLADGAGKLAEGGTKLTSGLEGLQTGVASLGQGLSNASDQLKSSSTESKNAEILSNPLNLSKTDNDQVPVNGIAMSPYMISVALFVAAISTNMIFAKLPSGRHPDSRWAWLKSRAEINGIIAVLAGILVYGGVHLIGLTANHEMRTFILIILTSLVFMSMVTALTTWNSRIGAFFSLILLLLQLASSAGTYPLALTNDFFRAINPWLPMSYSVSGLRQTISMTGNIHHQVVFLAVILALFTGLGMLAYQPKKMEED, from the coding sequence ATGTTTAAAGAATGGAAAGCAATTTTTAAAAAACCAACCTTTATTATTGTCATGATAGGGATTTCTCTTATTCCAGCTCTGTACAATATCATATTTTTGTCATCAATGTGGGATCCATATGGGCAATTGTCTGACTTACCTGTGGCAGTTGTTAATAATGATAAAGAGGCTTCCTATAATGGTAATAGCATGTCTATAGGAAAAGACATGGTGACCAATTTAAAAGAAAATAAAACCTTGGATTTTCATTTTGTAGATGAAGAGGAAGGAAAGAAGGGATTGGAAGATGGCGATTACTATATGGTAGTGACTTTACCCAGTGATTTATCTGAAAAAGCAGCTTCTATTTTAACGGATTATCCAGAGCAAATGCAAATCGATTATCAGACTTCAAGTGGTCATAGCTTTATTGCAAGCAAGATGAGTGATTCTGCAATGACACAATTAAAGCAGAATGTTTCTACCAATGTAACCGAGACCTATACCAAAGCTTTATTTAACAAAATGGTCGATTTAAAGGATGGTATGAGTCAAGCATCTTCTGGTAGTGAAAAATTAACTGATGGAGCGAATCAGTTAGTGACAGGAAGTCACACATTAACTACTAACCTACACTCTTTAGCAGATTCAAGTTTAACATTTTCAAATGGAACGGAACAGTTTACTAGAGGATTATCCTCTTATATTTCTGGTGTCGAACAACTTCATCTTGGCTTAGGGAATTTTAATAGTGGTTTAGTTACATATACTGGTGCAGTGAGTCAATTAGATAGTGGGTTAGGTCAATTATCTTCTAAAAGTCCTGAATTAGTAAGAGGAATCAATCAGTTATATACTGGTGTAGAATCCTATACTGGCGGTGTTTCTCAGCTTAATGCTGGTCTTAATCAATTTTCATCTGGTGTTAGTGCCTATACAAATGGAGTAAGAAATCTTGCAACAGGTGCTAATCAGTTATCTAATCAATCAGCTACACTTCGAATGGGGGTGGAGCAATTAAGTGAAGGAATTCAACAACTTTCTAGTAAGTTAGATGCTTCGTCTGAGCAAAAAGATCAAATTGCTCAATTATCTTCCGGTCTAAATCAGTTAAATCAAGCTATTCAAAATATTGATGTTGGAGATACAAAACACTTAGATTCTGTTTTATCAAGTATAGTATCTCTTTCTAATCAAATGTTAGCAAGTGCTCAGTCTGATAAAGCGACTACATTAGCCAATATTCAATCGACAGCAGCTTATCAATCTTTGACAAGTGAGCAACAAGCTGAAATAAGTGCTTCTGTATCTCAAAATTCGACTGATAGTATTCAATTAGCACAGTCAATTGTAGCTTTAGTTCAAGGTTTACAGGGAAGTTTAGAAAACTTACAAAATCAATCTTCTAATCTTTCGACATTAAAAAATCAAGCTAATCAAGTATTACCTATTGCTTCTACTTCTTTGACAGGATTGTCAAGTGGATTAACAGAGATACAGGGAACATTGACGAGTAAATTAGTTCCTGCTAGTCAGTCTATCACATCGGGGGTAAACGCATATACTGCAGGTGTTGATAAAGTTTCTCAGGGCGCAAGTCAACTAAGTGAAAAGAATTCCACCTTGACAGGTAGTTTGGACCAATTAGTTTCAGGCTCAACTACCTTGACACAAAAATCTTCTAAATTGACAGCAGGAGTTGGTCAATTAGTTGAAAAAACTCCAGAATTAGTGTCTGGTATTGAAAAATTATCAACTGGCTCTAACCAATTGAATCAAAAGAGTCAAGAATTGATAGCAGGAGTTGATAAATTGCAGTCAGGCTCTAGCCAACTAGCTGACAAATCCAGTCAGTTAATTTCAGGTGCTTCTCAATTAGAAAGTGGAGCTAATAAATTGGCAGATGGAGCTGGGAAACTAGCAGAAGGTGGAACAAAGTTAACTTCTGGATTGGAAGGTTTACAGACAGGAGTTGCTTCTTTAGGACAAGGACTAAGTAATGCTAGTGATCAACTCAAATCATCATCTACGGAATCTAAAAATGCAGAGATTTTGTCAAATCCACTCAATCTTTCAAAAACAGACAATGATCAAGTTCCTGTAAATGGAATTGCAATGTCTCCTTATATGATATCAGTTGCTCTTTTTGTTGCAGCAATATCAACGAATATGATCTTTGCGAAGTTGCCTTCAGGACGTCATCCGGATAGCCGTTGGGCTTGGTTGAAATCTCGAGCTGAAATAAATGGTATTATAGCTGTTTTAGCAGGAATTTTGGTATATGGAGGAGTTCATCTTATTGGTTTAACTGCAAATCATGAGATGAGAACATTTATTCTCATTATCCTAACAAGTTTAGTATTCATGTCCATGGTGACCGCTTTAACAACATGGAATAGCCGTATAGGAGCTTTCTTTTCTCTTATTTTGCTTTTATTACAGTTAGCATCAAGTGCAGGTACTTATCCACTTGCCTTGACAAATGATTTCTTTAGAGCTATTAATCCCTGGTTACCAATGAGTTATTCAGTTTCGGGATTACGACAAACAATCTCTATGACAGGAAATATTCATCATCAAGTCGTTTTCCTTGCCGTGATATTAGCCCTATTTACTGGTTTAGGTATGCTAGCCTATCAACCTAAGAAAATGGAAGAAGATTAA